A single window of Cytobacillus dafuensis DNA harbors:
- a CDS encoding acetyl-CoA C-acetyltransferase, which yields MREAVIVAGARTPVGKAKKGTLAHVRPDDLGALVVQETLKRAGNYEGNIDDLIIGCAMPEAEQGLNMARNIGALAGLPYTVPAITINRYCSSGLQSIAYAAEKIMIGHADTIIAGGAESMSLVPMMGHITRPNAKLAETAPEYYMGMGHTAEEVAKKFGISREDQDAFAVRSHQKAAKAILEGKFVDEIVPVDVTLRSVGKDNKLIEKTIKFSQDEGVRADSTVETLSKLRPAFSVTGTVTAGNSSQTSDGAAAVMVMDREKAESAGLKPMAKFRSFAVGGVPPEIMGIGPIVAIPKALKLAGLELSDIGLIELNEAFASQSIQIIRELGLDEEKVNVNGGAIALGHPLGCTGAKLTLSLIHEMKRRNQQFGVVTMCIGGGMGAAGVFELL from the coding sequence ATGAGAGAAGCGGTTATCGTTGCAGGTGCCCGTACCCCGGTCGGAAAGGCAAAGAAAGGAACATTAGCTCATGTAAGACCGGATGACCTAGGTGCCCTTGTAGTTCAAGAAACATTAAAGCGAGCAGGGAATTATGAAGGAAATATAGATGACTTAATTATTGGATGTGCCATGCCGGAAGCAGAGCAGGGCTTAAACATGGCTCGTAATATTGGTGCGCTAGCTGGTCTTCCATATACAGTACCAGCCATTACCATCAATCGATACTGCTCTTCGGGCTTACAGTCAATCGCTTATGCAGCCGAAAAAATTATGATTGGCCACGCTGATACGATTATTGCCGGTGGAGCAGAGTCCATGAGCCTTGTTCCAATGATGGGGCATATCACTAGGCCAAATGCGAAATTGGCTGAAACAGCCCCTGAGTATTATATGGGAATGGGCCATACGGCAGAAGAGGTTGCTAAAAAATTCGGTATTTCCCGTGAAGATCAGGATGCATTTGCTGTACGCAGTCATCAAAAGGCAGCAAAAGCGATTCTTGAAGGTAAATTTGTGGATGAGATTGTTCCTGTTGATGTTACGTTAAGATCCGTTGGGAAAGACAATAAGTTAATCGAAAAGACAATCAAGTTCAGCCAAGACGAAGGCGTTCGTGCGGATTCAACCGTTGAAACTTTATCAAAGCTTCGCCCAGCATTTTCTGTAACAGGAACAGTAACAGCAGGAAACTCGTCCCAGACAAGTGATGGAGCTGCTGCCGTCATGGTTATGGACCGTGAAAAAGCTGAATCAGCAGGCCTTAAACCAATGGCCAAATTCAGATCATTTGCTGTTGGCGGTGTCCCTCCTGAAATCATGGGGATTGGACCGATTGTAGCCATCCCGAAAGCACTGAAGCTTGCAGGACTTGAACTTTCAGATATTGGATTAATTGAGCTAAATGAAGCTTTTGCATCTCAATCCATCCAAATTATTCGAGAGCTTGGTCTAGATGAAGAGAAAGTAAATGTGAATGGCGGAGCTATAGCATTAGGACATCCACTTGGCTGTACAGGTGCTAAATTAACACTTTCTCTTATCCATGAAATGAAGCGCCGCAACCAGCAATTCGGTGTTGTAACGATGTGTATTGGCGGCGGAATGGGTGCAGCTGGAGTATTTGAATTACTTTAA